The sequence TACACATAAGATGAGGTGTTTACTGCATTATAGATATTCACTCTACCACTTCCCTGAAGTAGTGGTGAATAAGGCAGATTTGAAACACTATTTGTAAGAACATCTGCTGTATTCATAAGTAAGTATTTAATCTCGGTTGCTTTAAGTTCTGGCTTTGCTTGTTTTAAAAGTGTAGCACAACCAGCAACAACAGGAGAAGCCATTGAAGTTCCGCTCATTTCCGTATAAGTGTTATCTAGATATGTTGAATTGATGTTTACACCAGGTGCAACTAAATCCGGCTTTAGGTAAAAATCTGAAGTCGGTCCCATTGAGGAAAATGAAGCTAATCTCCCTAAACCATAAACATTTGAGATTGAAACTGTTTCATTGGATAAATTTTTTAAGAACTGTCCATCATTAAAAGAGATAAAGAGAAACGGTATAAAATCATTTCTACCAGGCTGATCTTGAGAAACAAGTGTAACATCAGGCATGCCTGGAACGTTATTATACACAATGACACCAATTGCACCTGAGTCCTTTGCGTTTAGATCTTTATCACCAAAGTAAATTTCTCCCCTTTCAATAAGAGCAATCTTTCCCTTAACATCTAATCCTTTAAAATCTTCAACCTTACCTAAGCCACAATACACAATGTTGTAGTTACCTGAGGTAAATTTTGGCGACTCTATTGCATACTGCGCTATAATAGTTCTATTTGATGCGTTAATAATTCCTGTTTCGGAATCATCGGACGCGCCAACTCCAATTGCTAAATCAACAGATGCAGGTGCAGTAAGAGGGTTTTCAACAAATTCTGAAGGAACTCCACTATTACCTGCTGACGCTACAACTACTATATTTGCATTTATAGCATTCCTTACGGCAGTTGAAAGTGCATCTTGAGCTATTGAAGCGCCGTTATGTATACCAATGGAAATGTTAACTACATCACACTTATCACTTACTGCTTGATCAATGGCTTTTATGATTAAAGAAGTTGAAGTCGTGGAATTACCTTTGGAAAATACTTTATATGCGTATATCTTTGCATCTTTTGCAATTCCATTTTCTGAACCGGCAAAAATACCTGCAACATGAGTCCCGTGGCCATCGTCATCCATTGGATCAGGATCATTATCCGCAAAATCATAACCACCAACAACTTTTGAATTGGGGAACTTAGCACCTCCAAGTTCCTTGTGAAGATAATCAACTCCAGTGTCTATAATACCAACTTTCATACCAATACCAGTTATAAAGTTGCCGTTTTTATCCTTCTCTTTAAATACTAAATTGCTCTCTATCACTTTTGAAGTAATATCTCTTTCAAGAAAACATTGCTCATCAGGATAGATGCCATCAACTTGGCCTGTATTTATAAGTGCTTTAAGAAGAGCGTCATTCCCACTTATACTCATCCCATTAAAAACAGAATAAAAATCACTATTTACGCTTCCTCCAAGTTCCAAAACTAAGCATTTTAAACTTTCGTGTCTAACCGAAAGTTTTTTAAGATAATTTTCATCAGTTCTATCGCTAACTAAGGAAAGTAATTTATAACTAAAAGAATTTTGATATTCCAATAGCGAAGGGGCTCTAAATTTGATAATATAGGTATTGCCTTGGTAATCCTTTGGGATGTTTATTGCCTTAGAAGCAGACTTAAGTCCGTAAGTACCAACACTTAAAGAAATAATAAAAGAAAATACTACCAATAAGCTTAGAAACGAATAAAACCTTTTTTTCATATATATCAGTCCTCTTTTCTATTATATAATAGATTTTGGTTTTTAGAAGAAAAAAATATAATTTAACGATGAAAATTACAACACTTATTTTCGATTTTGACGGAACACTATTTGATACAAGTAAAGATATTGCTGAAGCAATGAATAAAACTTTAATTCATTTTAATAAAAAACCTTTAGATGATAAAGTTATATGGTCATATACAGGAGATGGCTTTAGAAAGACCATAGAAAGACTCTTTCCAAATGAAGATAAAGAATTAATTAGAGAAGCTGAAGAAGTTGCTTACAAATTCTATGTAGAAATATCCTCAACATATGCAACACCAATAGATAATGTAATCGAATTCTTACTCAGGAATAAGCAAAGAAAAGTAATTCTTTCAAATAAGCCGTTAGAACCCCTTATAAAAATACTTGATAAATTTAGCATAAGAAATTTGTTTGAAAAAATCTATGGTTTTGAGAGTCTTTCGGTGGTTAAACCAAACCCTGAAACGATAAACATAGTCTCTGAAGATTTAAATGTACCTAAAGACGAGATGGCAATCATTGGGGATGCAGATCAAGATGTTCTTACAGCAGTTAATGCTAACATAAAATGTTTTATAATCCCATCAAAACCGATAGAGACAACACACTATTGTAGCATCTTTAAAGATTACGATGAACTTGAAGAAATACTAAAAAACTATAAAATTTAATAGGAGGAAAAAATGGCATATCTTTTAGTAATCGTAATAAATAAAACTGATAAATTAAATAGGATCTTAGAGAGACTTATAGAAGTTGATGTAAGAGGTGCAACAATTATCGATTCAATTGGAATGGGAAGAACTCTTGAACCTGAGGTCTCAACTTTCTCGACACTTCTTGAGATATTTAACGTTGGGGCTGGTAGATACCCAGAAAATAAAACAATTTTTACAGTAATAAAAGAAGAAAAAACCCTAAAAGACGCTCAAAGAGTTATAAAGGAAGAACTTAATGACTTTAAAGAACCAGGCACAGGTATTATGTTTGTTCTGCCAATTCTTGATTTTGTAGGATTAGCTCCGTCTTTGGAAGAAGAAAAGAAAGCAATAAGTGAGAAAAGAAAAATCGAGAAACTTATCTAGAAATTAATCAAATACGAACATATTAA comes from Caldisericaceae bacterium and encodes:
- a CDS encoding S8 family serine peptidase, with product MKKRFYSFLSLLVVFSFIISLSVGTYGLKSASKAINIPKDYQGNTYIIKFRAPSLLEYQNSFSYKLLSLVSDRTDENYLKKLSVRHESLKCLVLELGGSVNSDFYSVFNGMSISGNDALLKALINTGQVDGIYPDEQCFLERDITSKVIESNLVFKEKDKNGNFITGIGMKVGIIDTGVDYLHKELGGAKFPNSKVVGGYDFADNDPDPMDDDGHGTHVAGIFAGSENGIAKDAKIYAYKVFSKGNSTTSTSLIIKAIDQAVSDKCDVVNISIGIHNGASIAQDALSTAVRNAINANIVVVASAGNSGVPSEFVENPLTAPASVDLAIGVGASDDSETGIINASNRTIIAQYAIESPKFTSGNYNIVYCGLGKVEDFKGLDVKGKIALIERGEIYFGDKDLNAKDSGAIGVIVYNNVPGMPDVTLVSQDQPGRNDFIPFLFISFNDGQFLKNLSNETVSISNVYGLGRLASFSSMGPTSDFYLKPDLVAPGVNINSTYLDNTYTEMSGTSMASPVVAGCATLLKQAKPELKATEIKYLLMNTADVLTNSVSNLPYSPLLQGSGRVNIYNAVNTSSYVYPASLIFGNGVNKKSFTLTFKNLDTISKTFSVSLLYGSNEKVTIDIPSTISVDGKSSKNVSVSFEAASNISHSYGFIFFTSKNEKLHIPFVYLNDVPENDFLFDVSLSNSVINSQTGSIYLNFSVGTGSVSQSENETFRETLAENVKVSIYDSLGNLIYNVFDQSPLYVGDYGISITPFDVSSNVLFLKNGVYFYKISYNETNDDEKTKNIYQTVSRKELSGSFTVQYPQTTGRFEFSVVNNYTLLLQANDVFDLNLNVNPLSSFTSLTFDLHFDINALKLLAAEILDENVLLSYKNTKSGAHFAVLSNTKIQRARLKLSFLSKNNKEGFITIANPKSDTTTNFFVKPLYYNISPYSRMFDFNSDKVVNNLDLTIFKQSFNLTSSQKDFNPDCDLNFDGIVDEKDFFIFSKHFGEVYP
- a CDS encoding HAD family hydrolase; its protein translation is MKITTLIFDFDGTLFDTSKDIAEAMNKTLIHFNKKPLDDKVIWSYTGDGFRKTIERLFPNEDKELIREAEEVAYKFYVEISSTYATPIDNVIEFLLRNKQRKVILSNKPLEPLIKILDKFSIRNLFEKIYGFESLSVVKPNPETINIVSEDLNVPKDEMAIIGDADQDVLTAVNANIKCFIIPSKPIETTHYCSIFKDYDELEEILKNYKI